The Monodelphis domestica isolate mMonDom1 chromosome 7, mMonDom1.pri, whole genome shotgun sequence genome window below encodes:
- the TOPORS gene encoding E3 ubiquitin-protein ligase Topors, producing MASAAEEFTVDNNFSPKAGTSKLQWTVPADASPDSKCPICLDKFDNVAYLGHCLHKFCFRCVQEWSKNKAECPLCKQPFQSIFHSVRAENDFEEYVLRPSYRNMTKEYVQGSFASPDGRRFRYRTTSWRRERSASAYSQRSTSLRRTETPPDNGVLFEGLSAPPIRQRDSGIHHILRQEGRSLRKIQESDMINFRRTLYRSGIRVRHIQDGGRYRDISAEFFRRNPACLHRLVPWLKRELTVLFGTHGSLVNIVQHIIMSNVTRYDLESQAFVDDLKPFLLNRTDHFLHEFISFARSPFNMEAFDQHANYDCPAPSYEEGSQSDSSVITISPDEADNQELDANTLAASQAPWDDETPGPSYSSSEQVYASVSSPLNTSDSSDEELLRSRPQTPMGIDPHQDLNDDVDSSSDNCVIVGYVKPLAERTPELVELSSDSEESESEKNELAKKPDPSSCDSDFSSSPHSFVSKDEQINKSHYNSDSSPSPSSRILRSKKEKRSVSSSPRGLSSSMTVERVCSPCSHRLSKKRGRSRSSDSYSYSRDGHDRKSCRKHRGKRRTKSRRSRSRESSQLKDRKGKKTSRTRDNSWSRKSQTVSLSSESTVSRERSRSRSRSSDHGKRRSRSRDRDRYYLRNNYTRRYQWEYTYYSRNRDGYESSYRKRTLAKAHYPRKSSSPEFRIQTFSERTNARKESSHNERRHYHNERHRSRSRSSNTRDVSVGSDRGRCEKPGGKRKYKTRHLEGTHKETEQSYEDSSKGKEECFEKSSKFCESYKNESDSFSDRSSRDRHKKRKKRIRSPSVEIVYEGKTTDTSRHHKKKKKKHRRRHKRHHAGNSFQSSPIVITIETDSDKEPEVKENFECDSHATLITQYNKKDSFSPVRELIKKKDKFALDDEITILDKEYEITCNGDLDNDTKIVDNFPFQETSNEHSSDMGESNFVSGMTNLHSDIESIEIEPSVQLPSPKSSVIETSPERPSLILRLPKHLIEKSCIGHEEKT from the coding sequence ATGGCATCAGCAGCTGAAGAATTTACAGTGGACAACAACTTTTCACCTAAAGCTGGTACCAGCAAATTGCAGTGGACAGTTCCAGCTGATGCTTCTCCCGATTCCAAGTGCCCTATATGTTTGGACAAATTTGACAATGTGGCATATCTGGGTCATTGCTTACATAAGTTCTGTTTCCGCTGTGTCCAAGAATGGTCAAAAAACAAAGCTGAATGTCCACTCTGCAAACAGCCATTTCAATCTATCTTCCACTCAGTGAGGGCAGAAAATGACTTTGAGGAATATGTCCTAAGACCCTCATATAGGAACATGACCAAGGAATATGTTCAAGGATCTTTTGCTAGTCCTGATGGGCGAAGATTTCGCTACCGAACAACtagctggagaagggaaagaagtgcTTCTGCTTATTCCCAAAGGAGTACTTCTCTTCGAAGGACTGAAACGCCACCTGATAATGGAGTGCTATTTGAAGGATTATCTGCCCCACCAATACGACAGAGAGACAGTGGAATTCATCATATATTGCGACAAGAAGGAAGATCCTTGCGGAAAATTCAAGAATCAGATATGATCAATTTCAGAAGAACACTATATCGTTCTGGGATTCGTGTTAGACATATACAAGATGGTGGCCGCTACAGGGATATTTCAGCTGAATTTTTCCGTAGAAATCCTGCTTGCCTTCATCGGTTAGTTCCATGGTTAAAGCGTGAACTAACAGTTCTTTTTGGAACACATGGCTCTTTAGTCAATATTGTTCAGCACATCATCATGAGCAATGTTACTCGTTATGACCTAGAGAGTCAAGCTTTTGTTGATGACTTAAAACCTTTTTTACTTAACCGTACTGACCATTTTTTACATGAATTTATCAGTTTTGCTCGATCTCCATTTAACATGGAGGCTTTTGATCAACATGCTAATTATGACTGCCCTGCACCTTCATATGAGGAAGGTAGCCAGTCAGATTCTTCAGTTATTACTATATCTCCTGATGAAGCAGATAATCAAGAACTAGATGCTAATACATTGGCTGCTAGTCAAGCTCCATGGGATGATGAAACTCCAGGGCCATCGTATTCAAGCTCAGAGCAAGTTTATGCATCTGTGTCTTCCCCTTTAAATACTTCTGACAGTTCGGATGAAGAACTTTTAAGAAGTAGACCCCAGACACCAATGGGAATAGACCCCCATCAAGACCTAAATGATGATGTTGATTCTTCATCAGATAATTGTGTCATTGTTGGATATGTTAAACCATTAGCTGAGAGAACTCCAGAacttgttgaattgtcttctgaCTCCGAAGAATCAGAATCTGAGAAAAATGAATTGGCAAAGAAGCCAGATCCCAGCTCCTGTGATAGTGATTTTAGTTCATCTCCACATTCATTTGTTTCAAAAGAtgagcaaataaataaaagtcattaTAACTCTGATAGCTCACCCTCTCCCTCTAGTAGGATACTTCGATCAAAAAAAGAGAAACGATCAGTTTCATCATCTCCCAGGGGCTTGAGTTCATCAATGACAGTAGAAAGAGTATGTTCTCCATGTAGTCATAGATTGTCCAAAAAGAGGGGAAGATCAAGAAGTTCAGATTCATATTCTTACAGCAGAGATGGACATGACCGAAAGAGCTGTAGGAAACATCGTGGAAAGAGACGGACAAAAAGCAGACGATCAAGAAGCAGAGAGAGTAGCCAACTTAAAGACAGAAAAGGCAAGAAGACATCAAGAACTAGAGATAACAGTTGGTCTAGAAAAAGCCAAACAGTATCTTTAAGCAGTGAAAGCACTGTTTCTAGAGAGAGAAGCAGATCAAGGTCCCGTAGCAGTGATCATGGTAAAAGAAGATCAAGAAGCAGGGATAGGGACCgatattatttaagaaataattatacAAGACGGTATCAATGGGAGTATACTTACTATAGTAGAAACAGAGATGGCTATGAGTCATCATATAGGAAGAGAACTCTAGCTAAAGCTCATTATCCTAGAAAATCTTCTAGCCCAGAATTTAGAATTCAGACCTTTTCAGAACGCACAAATGCTAGGAAGGAGAGTAGTCACAATGAAAGGAGGCATTACCATAATGAGAGGCACAGGTCAAGGAGTCGGTCCAGTAATACAAGGGATGTGTCTGTTGGATCTGACCGAGGGAGATGTGAAAAACCTGGGGGAAAACGAAAGTACAAAACTCGGCACTTGGAAGGTACCCATAAAGAGACTGAACAGTCTTATGAAGATTCttccaaaggaaaggaagaatgttTTGAGAAATCTTCTAAATTTTGTGAAAGCTACAAAAATGAAAGTGACAGCTTTTCAGATAGATCCAGCAGGGACAGAcacaagaagaggaaaaagaggatccGAAGCCCAAGTGTAGAGATAGTTTATGAAGGCAAAACTACTGACACAAGTAGacatcataaaaagaaaaagaaaaaacataggaGAAGACATAAGAGACATCATGCAGGTAATTCTTTTCAGTCTTCTCCAATTGTGATTACAATTGAGACTGATAGTGACAAGGAACCAGAAGTGAAAGAAAACTTTGAGTGTGATAGTCATGCCACCTTGATTACTCAGTATAATAAAAAGGACTCTTTTTCTCCTGTACGtgaactgattaaaaagaaagataaatttgcTCTAGATGATGAAATTACTATCTTGGACAAGGAATATGAAATCACATGTAATGGTGATTTGGATAATGACACCAAGATTGTAGATAATTTTCCATTCCAGGAAACCTCAAATGAACATTCTTCTGATATGGGAGAGAGCAACTTTGTTTCTGGTATGACCAACCTGCACAGTGACATTGAATCTATAGAGATTGAACCATCTGTACAGTTGCCATCTCCAAAGTCCTCAGTAATAGAGACTTCTCCAGAAAGACCATCATTAATACTAAGACTGCCAAAGCATCTGATAGAGAAATCTTGTATTGGTCATGAAGAAAAGACATAA